The following proteins are encoded in a genomic region of Phragmites australis chromosome 9, lpPhrAust1.1, whole genome shotgun sequence:
- the LOC133929412 gene encoding NAC domain-containing protein 73-like, which translates to MTWCNGFNDVRALVDNGLSPAVAVAAAGKKAAAASLAVLVKMCPSCGHRAQYEQGTTTIQDLPGLPAGVKFDPTDQELLEHLEGKARPDYRKLHPLVDEFIPTIEGENGICYTHPERLPGLSKDGLVRHFFHRPSKAYTTGTRKRRKVHSEDEDGGETRWHKTGKTRPVLSNGRPRGYKKILVLYTNYGKQRKPEKTNWVMHQYHLGSDEEERDGELVVSKVFFQTQPRQCGSTAAKEPALAAANNNALAGHQGGGILRGASAVDQFYNPAMIRYGQGIPSNGASAAAAAHFMPNFAVHAGRASYGP; encoded by the exons ATGACGTGGTGCAACGGTTTCAACGACGTCCGCGCCCTCGTGGACAACGGCCTGTCCCCGGCCGTCGCCGTGGCCGCTGCGGGcaagaaggcggcggcggcgtcgctcGCCGTCCTGGTCAAGATGTGCCCGTCGTGTGGGCACCGCGCGCAGTATGAACAG GGGACCACCACGATCCAGGACTTGCCGGGCCTGCCGGCCGGTGTGAAGTTCGATCCGACGGACCAGGAGCTTCTGGAGCACTTGGAGGGCAAGGCGAGGCCGGACTACCGGAAGCTCCACCCCCTCGTCGACGAGTTCATCCCCACCATCGAGGGCGAGAACGGCATCTGCTACACGCATCCCGAGAGGCTTCCCG GTTTGAGCAAGGACGGGCTGGTCCGGCACTTCTTCCACCGGCCGTCGAAGGCGTACACGACGGGGACGAGGAAGCGGCGGAAGGTGCACAGCGAAGACGAGGACGGCGGCGAGACGCGGTGGCACAAGACCGGCAAGACGAGGCCGGTGCTGTCCAACGGCAGGCCCCGTGGGTACAAGAAGATCCTGGTGCTCTACACCAACTACGGCAAGCAGCGCAAGCCCGAGAAGACCAATTGGGTGATGCACCAGTACCACCTCGgctccgacgaggaggagcgcgaCGGCGAGCTCGTCGTCTCCAAGGTCTTCTTCCAGACGCAGCCCAGGCAGTGCGGCTCGACCGCGGCTAAGGAgcccgccctcgccgccgctaaCAACAATGCACTTGCCGGCCATCAGGGTGGTGGCATTCTGAGAGGAGCAAGCGCTGTAGATCAGTTCTACAATCCAGCAATGATACGGTATGGCCAGGGGATCCCAAGTAACGGggcatctgctgctgctgctgctcacttCATGCCAAACTTTGCAGTTCATGCAGGAAGGGCTAGCTATGGCCCCTGA